The following coding sequences are from one Microtus ochrogaster isolate Prairie Vole_2 chromosome 14 unlocalized genomic scaffold, MicOch1.0 chr14_random_1, whole genome shotgun sequence window:
- the Ankrd63 gene encoding ankyrin repeat domain-containing protein 63 has product MLKPKDLCPRAGTRTFLEAMQAGKVHLARFVLDALDRSIIDCRAEQGRTPLMVAVGLPDPAMRSRFVRLLLEQGAAVNLRDERGRTALSLACERGHLDAVQLLVQFSGDPEAADSAGNSPVMWAAACGHGAVLEFLVRSFRRLGLRLDRTNRAGLTALQLAASRGHGTCVQALTGPWGRAAAAAAARGSNSDSPPGRTAPAPSPERRRPSPRRLPRPLLARFARAAGGHGHGHGHGHGHGHGGELASAGKGSGRHRAQGSERPELGRSMSLALGTMTEEETARLRAGALMARPNSPQSSGSGRWRSQEVLKGAPPTLVQAPIGLSPHPEGGPGSGRLGLRRRSTAPDIPSLVGEASGPESGPELETNAQPFSVPGPKPWQEGTEAVVLQAQR; this is encoded by the coding sequence ATGCTCAAGCCCAAGGACCTATGCCCCCGGGCAGGTACGCGCACCTTCCTTGAGGCAATGCAGGCGGGCAAAGTCCACTTGGCCCGTTTCGTGCTGGACGCGCTGGACCGCAGCATCATCGACTGCCGCGCGGAGCAGGGCCGTACGCCGCTCATGGTGGCGGTGGGGCTGCCGGACCCCGCCATGCGCTCGCGCTTCGTGCGCCTGCTACTGGAGCAGGGTGCGGCCGTGAACCTGCGGGACGAGCGCGGCCGCACTGCACTCAGCCTGGCCTGCGAACGAGGCCATCTGGACGCTGTGCAGCTGCTGGTGCAGTTCAGCGGCGATCCGGAGGCAGCGGACTCGGCGGGCAACAGCCCGGTGATGTGGGCTGCTGCGTGCGGCCACGGGGCGGTGCTGGAGTTCCTGGTGCGCTCTTTCCGCCGCCTGGGCTTGCGCCTTGACCGCACCAACCGTGCTGGCCTCACAGCACTGCAGCTGGCCGCCTCCCGTGGTCACGGGACCTGTGTGCAAGCCCTCACCGGGCCTTGGGGTCGGGCAGCCGCAGCGGCAGCGGCCCGGGGCTCCAACTCCGACAGTCCCCCAGGCCGTACTGCCCCGGCGCCCAGCCCAGAGCGTCGACGGCCCAGCCCCCGTCGTCTACCGCGACCCCTCTTGGCGCGGTTTGCGCGAGCTGCCGGCGGCCACGGCCACGGTCATGGCCACGGCCACGGCCACGGCCACGGAGGTGAGCTTGCCTCTGCAGGCAAAGGCTCGGGCCGACACAGGGCACAAGGCAGCGAGAGGCCAGAGCTGGGCCGGAGCATGAGCCTAGCGCTGGGTACCATGACGGAGGAGGAGACAGCACGCCTTCGGGCAGGAGCTCTGATGGCCCGACCAAACTCACCCCAGTCTTCGGGGAGTGGGCGGTGGCGCTCACAGGAGGTGCTGAAGGGAGCGCCCCCAACCTTAGTGCAAGCTCCTATTGGCCTCAGTCCTCATCCCGAGGGTGGCCCAGGCTCTGGCCGCCTGGGTTTGAGACGACGTTCCACAGCCCCAGACATCCCCAGCCTGGTCGGGGAGGCTTCAGGGCCCGAGAGTGGCCCAGAATTAGAGACCAATGCTCAGCCTTTCTCAGTGCCCGGGCCAAAGCCTTGGCAGGAGGGCACAGAGGCTGTGGTATTGCAGGCTCAGCGGTAA